The following coding sequences are from one Capsicum annuum cultivar UCD-10X-F1 chromosome 3, UCD10Xv1.1, whole genome shotgun sequence window:
- the LOC107863503 gene encoding E3 ubiquitin-protein ligase RNFT1-like isoform X2, with protein MDSSENANVSSPTSSSSGVEFTALRFFQSPVSTLLEYSGLFRVRPDNPETESIIRAESNSVVTNDNAESSTNSNNSSSGEVSIRIIGAGEHQGDEEEDGSVMDGGGVEERGSTVDTSTVPINSDAAAANRDSSYQRFDIQQVARWIEQILPFSLLLLFVFIRQHLQGFFVTIWITAVMFKSNDILRKQTALKGERKIDVLVGYFVVFVIHVIVIYWWYRNDDLFYPLLMVPPKVIPPFWHAIFIILVNDTMVRQAAMAMKLVLLMYYKNGRGHNFRRQGQMLTLVEYMLLLYRALLPTPVWYRFFLNKEYGSLFSSLTTGLYLTFKLTSIVEKALSRKEVHYGSHATPEQVNAAGDLCAICQEKMHAPILLRCKHIFCEDCVSEWFERERTCPLCRALVRPADLRSYGDGSTSLFLQLF; from the exons atggATAGTTCGGAGAATGCAAATGTTTCTTCACCGACAAGTTCGAGTTCTGGAGTAGAATTCACAGCACTGCGGTTCTTCCAATCCCCTGTATCCACTTTGCTTGAGTATTCCGGACTCTTTCGGGTCCGACCCGATAACCCTGAAACTGAGTCTATTATTCGAGCTGAAAGTAATAGTGTTGTTACCAACGACAACGCTGAATCAAGTACCAATAGCAATAACAGTAGCAGTGGGGAGGTTTCAATTAGGATAATTGGTGCAGGGGAGCACCAAGGGGATGAGGAGGAGGATGGGTCAGTGATGGATGGTGGTGGGGTTGAGGAGAGGGGCTCTACTGTCGACACGTCCACGGTGCCTATTAATTCTGATGCTGCTGCTGCTAATAGGGATTCTTCGTACCAAAGATTTGATATACAGCAAGTTGCTAGGTGGATTGAGCAGATTCTTCCATTTTCCCTTCTTCTCTTGTTTGTTTTCATCCGCCAGCATTTGCAAG GTTTCTTTGTCACAATTTGGATAACTGCCGTCATGTTCAAGTCAAATGACATTCTTCGGAAGCAGACAGCTTTAAAG GGAGAGAGAAAGATAGATGTCCTTGTtggttattttgttgtttttgtgatTCATGTTATTGTAATCTACTGGTGGTATCGGAATGATGACCTTTTCTATCCGTTACTTATGGTTCCTCCGAAGGTTATCCCACCTTTCTGGCATGCTATTTTCATCATCCTGGTAAACG ATACGATGGTGCGGCAGGCAGCAATGGCTATGAAGTTGGTGCTGCTTATGTATTACAAGAATGGAAGGGGCCACAATTTCCGTAGACAG GGTCAAATGCTGACTCTGGTGGAGTACATGCTGTTGTTATACCGTGCATTGTTACCAACTCCTGTCTGGTATAGATTCTTTCTCAATAAAGAATACGGAAGCCTTTTCTCATCACTGACAACAGGATTATACTTGACGTTTAAGCTTACCTCAATTGTTGAGAAG GCATTGTCCAGAAAGGAAGTCCATTATGGGTCTCATGCCACACCTGAGCAG GTAAATGCGGCTGGTGATCTGTGTGCTATATGCCAGGAGAAGATGCATGCACCAATTTTGTTGCGTTGCAAACACATCTTCTGTGAAGACTGTGTCTCAGAATG
- the LOC107863503 gene encoding E3 ubiquitin-protein ligase RNFT1-like isoform X3, with the protein MDSSENANVSSPTSSSSGVEFTALRFFQSPVSTLLEYSGLFRVRPDNPETESIIRAESNSVVTNDNAESSTNSNNSSSGEVSIRIIGAGEHQGDEEEDGSVMDGGGVEERGSTVDTSTVPINSDAAAANRDSSYQRFDIQQVARWIEQILPFSLLLLFVFIRQHLQGFFVTIWITAVMFKSNDILRKQTALKGERKIDVLVGYFVVFVIHVIVIYWWYRNDDLFYPLLMVPPKVIPPFWHAIFIILVNDTMVRQAAMAMKLVLLMYYKNGRGHNFRRQGQMLTLVEYMLLLYRALLPTPVWYRFFLNKEYGSLFSSLTTGLYLTFKLTSIVEKVKSFFAALKALSRKEVHYGSHATPEQVNAAGDLCAICQEKMHAPILLRCKHIFCEDCVSE; encoded by the exons atggATAGTTCGGAGAATGCAAATGTTTCTTCACCGACAAGTTCGAGTTCTGGAGTAGAATTCACAGCACTGCGGTTCTTCCAATCCCCTGTATCCACTTTGCTTGAGTATTCCGGACTCTTTCGGGTCCGACCCGATAACCCTGAAACTGAGTCTATTATTCGAGCTGAAAGTAATAGTGTTGTTACCAACGACAACGCTGAATCAAGTACCAATAGCAATAACAGTAGCAGTGGGGAGGTTTCAATTAGGATAATTGGTGCAGGGGAGCACCAAGGGGATGAGGAGGAGGATGGGTCAGTGATGGATGGTGGTGGGGTTGAGGAGAGGGGCTCTACTGTCGACACGTCCACGGTGCCTATTAATTCTGATGCTGCTGCTGCTAATAGGGATTCTTCGTACCAAAGATTTGATATACAGCAAGTTGCTAGGTGGATTGAGCAGATTCTTCCATTTTCCCTTCTTCTCTTGTTTGTTTTCATCCGCCAGCATTTGCAAG GTTTCTTTGTCACAATTTGGATAACTGCCGTCATGTTCAAGTCAAATGACATTCTTCGGAAGCAGACAGCTTTAAAG GGAGAGAGAAAGATAGATGTCCTTGTtggttattttgttgtttttgtgatTCATGTTATTGTAATCTACTGGTGGTATCGGAATGATGACCTTTTCTATCCGTTACTTATGGTTCCTCCGAAGGTTATCCCACCTTTCTGGCATGCTATTTTCATCATCCTGGTAAACG ATACGATGGTGCGGCAGGCAGCAATGGCTATGAAGTTGGTGCTGCTTATGTATTACAAGAATGGAAGGGGCCACAATTTCCGTAGACAG GGTCAAATGCTGACTCTGGTGGAGTACATGCTGTTGTTATACCGTGCATTGTTACCAACTCCTGTCTGGTATAGATTCTTTCTCAATAAAGAATACGGAAGCCTTTTCTCATCACTGACAACAGGATTATACTTGACGTTTAAGCTTACCTCAATTGTTGAGAAG GTAAAGTCATTCTTTGCTGCTTTGAAGGCATTGTCCAGAAAGGAAGTCCATTATGGGTCTCATGCCACACCTGAGCAG GTAAATGCGGCTGGTGATCTGTGTGCTATATGCCAGGAGAAGATGCATGCACCAATTTTGTTGCGTTGCAAACACATCTTCTGTGAAGACTGTGTCTCAGAATG
- the LOC107863503 gene encoding E3 ubiquitin-protein ligase RNFT1-like isoform X1, with product MDSSENANVSSPTSSSSGVEFTALRFFQSPVSTLLEYSGLFRVRPDNPETESIIRAESNSVVTNDNAESSTNSNNSSSGEVSIRIIGAGEHQGDEEEDGSVMDGGGVEERGSTVDTSTVPINSDAAAANRDSSYQRFDIQQVARWIEQILPFSLLLLFVFIRQHLQGFFVTIWITAVMFKSNDILRKQTALKGERKIDVLVGYFVVFVIHVIVIYWWYRNDDLFYPLLMVPPKVIPPFWHAIFIILVNDTMVRQAAMAMKLVLLMYYKNGRGHNFRRQGQMLTLVEYMLLLYRALLPTPVWYRFFLNKEYGSLFSSLTTGLYLTFKLTSIVEKVKSFFAALKALSRKEVHYGSHATPEQVNAAGDLCAICQEKMHAPILLRCKHIFCEDCVSEWFERERTCPLCRALVRPADLRSYGDGSTSLFLQLF from the exons atggATAGTTCGGAGAATGCAAATGTTTCTTCACCGACAAGTTCGAGTTCTGGAGTAGAATTCACAGCACTGCGGTTCTTCCAATCCCCTGTATCCACTTTGCTTGAGTATTCCGGACTCTTTCGGGTCCGACCCGATAACCCTGAAACTGAGTCTATTATTCGAGCTGAAAGTAATAGTGTTGTTACCAACGACAACGCTGAATCAAGTACCAATAGCAATAACAGTAGCAGTGGGGAGGTTTCAATTAGGATAATTGGTGCAGGGGAGCACCAAGGGGATGAGGAGGAGGATGGGTCAGTGATGGATGGTGGTGGGGTTGAGGAGAGGGGCTCTACTGTCGACACGTCCACGGTGCCTATTAATTCTGATGCTGCTGCTGCTAATAGGGATTCTTCGTACCAAAGATTTGATATACAGCAAGTTGCTAGGTGGATTGAGCAGATTCTTCCATTTTCCCTTCTTCTCTTGTTTGTTTTCATCCGCCAGCATTTGCAAG GTTTCTTTGTCACAATTTGGATAACTGCCGTCATGTTCAAGTCAAATGACATTCTTCGGAAGCAGACAGCTTTAAAG GGAGAGAGAAAGATAGATGTCCTTGTtggttattttgttgtttttgtgatTCATGTTATTGTAATCTACTGGTGGTATCGGAATGATGACCTTTTCTATCCGTTACTTATGGTTCCTCCGAAGGTTATCCCACCTTTCTGGCATGCTATTTTCATCATCCTGGTAAACG ATACGATGGTGCGGCAGGCAGCAATGGCTATGAAGTTGGTGCTGCTTATGTATTACAAGAATGGAAGGGGCCACAATTTCCGTAGACAG GGTCAAATGCTGACTCTGGTGGAGTACATGCTGTTGTTATACCGTGCATTGTTACCAACTCCTGTCTGGTATAGATTCTTTCTCAATAAAGAATACGGAAGCCTTTTCTCATCACTGACAACAGGATTATACTTGACGTTTAAGCTTACCTCAATTGTTGAGAAG GTAAAGTCATTCTTTGCTGCTTTGAAGGCATTGTCCAGAAAGGAAGTCCATTATGGGTCTCATGCCACACCTGAGCAG GTAAATGCGGCTGGTGATCTGTGTGCTATATGCCAGGAGAAGATGCATGCACCAATTTTGTTGCGTTGCAAACACATCTTCTGTGAAGACTGTGTCTCAGAATG